In the Perca flavescens isolate YP-PL-M2 chromosome 20, PFLA_1.0, whole genome shotgun sequence genome, one interval contains:
- the LOC114546743 gene encoding protein tyrosine phosphatase type IVA 2-like has protein sequence MNRPAPVEISYDCLRFLITHNPTNAQLGRFIEDLKAYGVNTLVRVCAATYDKTPVEQENIQVLDWPFDDGSAPPEQVVDDWLTLLQTKFREEPGSCVAVHCVAGLGRAPVLVALALIECGMEYEDAVHFIRLKRRGAFNSKQLLYLENYKPKLCLRPKDANGQSCSIQ, from the exons ATGAACCGACCAGCTCCAGTGGAGATCTCTTATGACTGCCTGAGATTCCTCATTACACACAACCCCACCAATGCACAGCTGGGAAGGTTTATAGAG GATCTAAAGGCATATGGAGTAAACACCCTGGTGAGAGTGTGTGCTGCTACATATGACAAGACACCAGTGGAACAAGAAAATATACAAGTTTTG gatTGGCCATTTGACGATGGCTCCGCCCCACCGGAACAGGTGGTTGACGATTGGCTGACCCTGCTGCAGACAAAGTTCAGAGAAGAGCCTGGCAGCTGTGTGGCTGTGCACTGTGTTGCTGGATTAGGACG AGCTCCTGTGTTGGTGGCCCTGGCTCTAATTGAGTGTGGGATGGAATATGAAGATGCTGTGCACTTCATAAGACT GAAGCGTCGTGGAGCGTTCAACTCCAAGCAGCTGCTGTACCTGGAAAACTACAAACCTAAACTGTGTCTGCGCCCCAAAGATGCCAACGGACAGAGCTGCTCTATACAGTAG